The Lycium barbarum isolate Lr01 chromosome 4, ASM1917538v2, whole genome shotgun sequence nucleotide sequence TTCAATTTAATAGAACAAGATTGCTTATCCTTACCTCCTAGTGATTTACACTCGTCAAAAATTTTCCTTCTAATTCCCGCAAGGGTGACACGGTTGGTTGAGCATGAGGCTTCCATAATGAGGTCTCAAGTTTGAAACtccctgcctacgacagcaggggatttgccttctgggttgaGCTCGTCGCATGGGGCCTACCTAGTGCGGGTtttctctcctgtgtggtttgggggctattgcacaggagcggaGTTTACCTTGTGTGTACCCGAAGGATAGCTACTACTGTTTCCtagtcattaaaaaaaaaaaggaatttcctTGTAATGCCACATGAAAAAAAATCTAAGCATTTCCCTTTAATAAAAGAATCTTAAATTATTGAGTGGAGTACTCGGGGATCACATAAACCCTTTGAAAACTCTTACTTATATTTTCGATTAGGAATAATTGTATCCTTTATTAGTAgtagattaagagctaaaaattAGAGAATCAATTCGACCGTGAATAAAACTTCAATACTACGTATTGCTTTTTGAAGAGATCGAGAGGTTGGAAAAAATCAGTTGTACCTTTGGAATACAGTTGAATTTAATTTTGAATGTGGCTGAGCACTATAGGTAACCTTAATTGTCTATGTTGTTGTGTTCTCATCAATGCTCTTTGGAAGATTAGAGTAGATGATAGATCCAGGTCCCCCCCTTCCCCCACACCCCAAAATGAGAGACCTTGAAATTAAATAATTTCTATTCTGTTTTTAACATAATATTTATTTTGATTTCCACACTAAGTAGAGAGAATGTACCCATGTATATTAGTAATATAAAATCTGGAGTATGTTTTATCATTTCTTTAGTATGCTTGTTCTTTTCTACTTCTTGTTATGCTTAAATTATATTATTTCTTAAGGATTAAATAATCACGGGTGTAGGTACTATTACTATATATTTCATGTAGAATTAGATATTATATGttattactatgtatttcatgtagAATTAGATAATATATTGATTAATTATTTTATATTGGTTTAATCACATATTTCACCTTTTACCTACACAACTTCATCTATTCACAAAATCACTTTACAGAAATTTTTTGAAACTTTCATTTAAAGCATATCACATGTTGTGTATAAATAATTCTTCAATCACAATAAATGAATGCCTAAAATGTATttttcattgtttttttttttttaaaatcatgcaTTGCAGCTTTTACATACCTAGTTTTCTTTTCACTATAAATCGTCATATAATTTTCTTGAGAATTCATCTAAATCATATCACGTGTAGTGTAGCGGTAGTTCTTAAATGAATGCCTAAAATGTATTGTCACGGGTCATGTAGGCTCAATTTCTGAGTCCTTATGATATGTTAATAGAAGGGTCCTCAATTAAAGAATTTTTTGATAGAAACGAAAATAATTTACATAGGGTGGTCCCTCTAGGACATTTAATGGATTAACATCACATAAGTTGACCCTTTTATACCATTTTGATGGGCATGTACATGAAACGTTACTTGAAGAAACAAGAAGATATGTTGCTCTTTGAATTTTGCCTGACATAGCTTTTCTTAGTATCATTAGTTACTTCTTTACTATGTATAGATTTTAAATGATAAATGAAAAATTGAGGTTCTTCAATTTCATATTTCCAATAATGTATAATTGTTCAATTAGCAAGTGAAGGAGGTTTGTCTTTAAATAAAGCTGAACTCATATGATCAGCTCATCACTTCTACTTCTACTGTCAACTTACTATAAGCATTGTTTGCTTTCTCCCTCTCTAAAAACCTCCTTTCATTTTCTTTATCTCAGCCCTTTTAAGAAGAAAAAAGTTTCTTGCTATTAAAACATGTAATCCTCATTCCATGTTTCGTCTTTGTATATGTTTGTTTTTGTTTCATTAATTTATAATTAGTAAATTGTTTCTTCTCTTCTTGTTTTAACTATAGCTTGCAATGCCTTAGCTTCGTGTGTAAAATTTACACTTCTTTTTGTTTGTCATAGGAAGACAACATTTCTGTTGGCTTTGCTAGCATGTCTAGCAGTATTGTGTCCAACTGTTCTTGGTGCCGCAGATGATCTATATGTCAATATCACAATACTCGAAAGCGCAACTGCCCAAGGCGCAGGTACTTTTTGCTTGTACATAATTATATTCTTCCTAAAGTTGTAACAGAAAAGAAAATCATATGCATTTGTATTGTTTTTGAATCATCGACAGTATGCCTAGATGGGAGTCCACCAGCCTATCATCTAGATAGGGGACATGGTAGCGGAGTTCGCAGCTGGATTGTCTCCTTGGATGTTAGTTGCTTAATTAATTCTTCTCattattttcaattaattttcatatttaACATAACTAATTAAGTCACTAAATTAAACCTTTGTTAACTCCGGAGAAATTTCATTTTGTAGGGAGGTGGTTGGTGCAACAGTATCCCAGATTGCCTTGATCGCTCAACTAAGTACACAGGTTCTACCAAGAAGATGAATCAACTAGGTTTTTTTGGCGGGATACTTGATAATACTTCCAAGAAAAATCCAGGTGATGAAGCTCTATGCACTATCATTATCTTGCTATGTTTAACTTTTTCTTTGTGTGCATAAATTTTTACCCACTTCTTCTGACCACAAACGATGTTGGAATTTGGTAGAGTTTTACAATTGGAACAGGGTGAGGGTGAAGTATTGTGATGGTTCATCTTTCACCGGTGACGTTGAACGAGTTGACCCTGTAAGAAATTAGTAAATATTGTACATATGTCTCTCATGTATACTGATAACTAATATCACTGATGATTAATTTGGTGATAAATCTAAATTAGGACAAGCAGCTGTATTTTAGAGGGGCAAGAATATTTAAGGCTACTATGGAAGACTTATGGAGCAAAGGAATGAAAAATGCTGAAAACGTAAGATCCTATTTTTGGTAACTGGATGGAGCTCCATGTCCATCCTTCagtttttttgttcttttctttGAGCTGTAATTTCTCGTTTGGTAATATAATGCAATTTCCAGTTACAAAAATCATCATAGAGTATAAATTATACGTCACATATATACTACCTTAGTCTACTAATTAATCTTGAATACCAAAATGCAATGGTCAGGCAATTCTATGCGGAACTTCAGCCGGAGGGTTGGCAACAATTTTGAACTGCGACAAGTTCAAATCCTACTTGCTGAATGATGCGAGAGTAAAGTGCATTGCAGATGCTGGCTTCTTCATCAATGGGTGAGCTTTCCTTATATTCACATTATGTGATCTCAAGAAAATGATACTCTAATCTTTTATTAACTTTATTAGTGTCTAATCCCTTTCACGATTTATACAGGAAAACGATTGCTGGTACTTCATATATTGAAGAGATGTATCGGAAAATTGTTAACCTACACGTGAGTCGCATCTTCTATTTGTTTTAGTAATTTTGGTATGCTGAAGAAGTAGAAGCAACTTCGATTCTTTTGCTTTACTAATATAGTTTTTTCTCCCTCTCCTTCTAAGGGATCGGCTAAAAATTTGCCTTCAGCTTGCACGTATGCAATGGAACCAAGTCTAGTAAGATTTTAAGCATtggaaagaaaaatattttccttattTATTTTAGAGAATAATAGTGACCTCTAATTATAACATTATTTTTCTTTAATGATGTTGCAGTGCTTTTTCCCAGAGAATGTCGTTCCATACGTTCAAACACCACTTTTCATAATCAATTCAATTTATGACTACTGGCAGGTGACgagaattttattttttctttatttagtttttatAAATTGAAAAAAAAGTTCTGACTATTCAACACTCAACTCCAGATTAATAACACGAGTTTTTGGCCAAAAATATCCCTTATCTTTGGGGTAGGCTTAACTTTGTCCTCTAAATATAACCTTGAGCACTATATGTCCTTTAAGTTTGCAAAACTTGAGCACTTTTAGTCTCACTAACAGAAAACTTCACATCCTGTTAGAAAACTAACAGCATTTACCAAAAAGAATTCAGCAGCAAAAATCAGTATTCCAGCAACAAAAAAAACAGTGTTTTGGCAACAAAAAACAGTGTTCCAGCAGCAAAAAAAAGAGCAATCCAACCGCAAAAAAATAGCATTTCAGCTGCAATAAAAATGACATTCAACAACTGATTTTTGACTGCTGGATAATAGGCTGTTAGAGAAACGAGATTGCATATTTGACATACTAAATTAGTATCTCTTGCTTGAGATCTGGGTATAGTTTCTCTGATCTTGTTGCAGACCAGTGTCAGTTCTAAGTTTCTCTGTCTGTTTAACATCATAATTTTTATAAGAGAGGTGAAAAAAAAGAAGACACAATTATTTATGGTACCAACTTGCAGCCTATTATCCAGCAGTCAAAAATCAGCTGCTGAATGTTGTTTTTATTGCAGCTGAAATGCTATTTTTTTGCGGTTGGATTGCTCTTTTTTTTGTTGCTGGAACGCTGTTTTTTGTTGCCAAAACACTGTTTTTTTTGTTGCTGGAATGCTGATTTTTGCTGCTGAATTCTTTATGCTAAATGCTGTTAGTTTTCTAACAGGATGTGAAGTTTTCTGTTAGTGAGACTAAAAGTGCTCAAGTTTTGCAAACTTAAAGGACATATAGTGCTCAAGGTTATATTTAGAGGACAAAGTTAAGCCTACCCCAAAGATAAGGGATATTTTTGGCCAAAAACTCTTAATAACACTTTGGTTCCTCCATATCTTGATCCCCAACATGTCTGGAAGGATTGCATCGACAACATAAATAACTGCACATTTGGCCAACATATAATTATTCAAGGTTAGTTGTTCTCTGGTGATTAACTAATATATACCTTCCAATTCACATGTATATTGGGTCTTCTTCTCCTTTAATTCCTTTTAATCTGTTTTTTCTTAATTTAGCCTTTGGAATGGAGTTCTTGAAGACATTCGAGGGACTACCCCTTTGTTTTACAAGGGGTTATTTCCTCACGTCTTGCTATTCTCATGGTGAAATTCTTTCACTGGGATACTGGTTCAGTGCTAGCTCTCCAAGGTTACTTAATAAGGTAATGTTTGTTTGTGTTATCCATATAATGTTTGAATACACACATTTTTGCTTTTGAATTTTATCATATGCCTGAGATTCTTAGTTTTGATGAGTTCATAACAAATTTTAATTTCTTATAACATTTATCTGTGTAGACGATCGATGAAGCTGTTGCGGATTGGTACTTTGAGAGAGAAGGGTTTCATCAATATATAGACCTATACCCTTGCGCTAGAGATTGCAAGAATAAATAAGTTAGTGAAATTATGTAATGAATAGGCTTGCAGATGTTGTACCTGCTGCTTATTTGGTGGTTTGTAGCCGTTGAAGAGCAGCTGACCGTTGGAGTAAAGAAAAGTTTTTATGTTTTACAATTGAGTCATGTTAGATTTTTTGTAGATAAGCTTCTAATTGTTTAGTTTAGCCTGACTTAAGTCTTAATGTATCTCAATTTAGTGCAGTCGGGTAAGTTAGAGATTCTGGAATGCAATGTTGTGGTCGCAGCTGTTATAACTAGAAGGATGAGTGTACAAAATCTTTATCCTCCTCTCTCTCAACTCTCTTCAgtcctctttcttctttcttATGATTGGTTTAGTAAATCTGATACTTTTGAAGCAATTTATCGTGATCctaatagagagagagagagagagagagagagagagagagagagagagagagagagagagagagaagagagagagagagagagagagagagagagagagagagagagagagagagaaagagaaagggagagagagagaaattgatAAGATTCAGATACTAATGCACCTTCATGGTTGTAGAAGCAATTCTATTGACATTTTACTTTTTAGACAGATATATCATTAATTATTTTGGTCTCTGTTCATTGTTGTGTACTAGTGGGGGTAGCCCAAGCCCAACATGAACAAAATTATAATGTTTTATTATacatgtcacacccctttttaacccgggagttaaggtagaagtacgacatattggagattcctatttttgttatttgtttaaggagtcgccacctaattatttatggtgaattaggacacctaaagtttattaaagttatgtttaaagttaactctgtttaagatctgcgaaacttaagattctaggtaagggttcaattagtctaaagggaaggtattaggcatcctttaagacccattaacaatggttaaccgaccggacttatgttatttaattaaggctaaatgtaaatatagtattatagaaaaggaaggtaattttgtaagtatggctaaagttatagataaatatgtaaaaatgctatttaaaatagaacttgtaaaataataataatttgtataaaagaatacttttaatactattttgaaatacgatttataaatgttgttaaaattttaaacgaaagtgtaatacttgtggaaaggtaatagttgcataaaagagttctagtaaaaaaataaactaaaagaaaacgagacatgtaatgtttataagTGTTTGaagaaaatgactaaaatttaaaaaaggttatttaataaaagttttaaagtTTGTTTTAGACAAATACGTATTTCAAGTGTTTGGAAGGAATTAAAGTggaaagttatccgttgaaactaattttcccttttatttcttagaataagctaagttAGTGTAAAATTTGGAGCGTTTTAAACTTCTAGAATAGTAAGTGTAATTTGATCCCCTTAGTCGAAATCTATAGTCACGATACtttgaaaaatcaattattctaaaagataaatattatggATAGTAAATAATTTCGACATAGACTAATGGAGTTAATTGTTAGTtttctctttgaattaactacccattattaaactaaactcactaatttgctaaagtttatttaaattaataaacagaatgttagtcatacaaatcaaacaaaatacacaacaataaaattaaGGAAGAGAGTAAAGGAACAAATGGGATTGGCCTATTTATTAGGGCCCAACTGCTGGAGTTGTTCACgttattgggcttaggcccagatTTTTATTTCCCCTGTTGGCTGCGGATTGACTGCTGTTATGGGCTGATTCGAGAGGAGgggtgttgggcttttagcccaatgcCAAATGCGGGAGGTGACGAGTCCCCTTTGACTCGAGATATCAtgcataaaaaaagaaaaaaagaaaaaggtattAGTATATAACTAACAAATAAGACCCAACATGTATAATGCAAATTCAAACAGACCAGTGGACCATGTAGATCGAGTACATTTGTGTATACTAGGTGTACTTTACATACTATCAACGAAACGAATACTTAGAGTGGTAGTCTAGGTGGGGTGCAACTGTTCCGTTAAGACAACATGACGACCGAATAAGCAAGCATGTGAAGAGACCAAGGAAAACATTGCGTAAATAATGGTAGCCCAAAATAACCTCGTTGCCGAACTGGTGGCAGATAGAGATATATAAAATGAGCAATAAGGCTCAATACCAATAAAAACAGTTAAGAGGAAACAAGTCCAGGCTTAAAATTATGTTTAAGCAACCAAAATAGTAGAGTAAATCCAGTTTCCAGGATAACGATATATGAATATAGTCAAACGAACCTCAAACCATTAACAGAGAGAGGCAAAAATCAACCATTTACCCATTTAGAGTATTAAATTTGCTTACAGGAAGAAAGCTATATACGGTGGCATTCTATATGTATCAAAATTGAGTATATTTATTTAGCCACACCTCACTGATCAATTATTGGACAGAAGCATAGTTATCCATTCAGTTAAAGGGGCTGGAAACAGAGGAATCATGTAAGGTTTAGATGCTACTTCTAGGAGGAACACACACAGAACAACAgtaaaaaaaacttaattatgaATTCATTTTTTGCAGTACTGACCCTTTAAACTTCAGTCCAGTATGGTCAGATTCTCAGAAGCAGAATACCAACATTAGATGAGCTCTAACACAAGCATACATATAGAGAGACAACTGGATGTTCATGCTCACATATAAGTTCCAAGTCAATCATTCAGATTTCGATTTGAATTATCAGGGTTCAACCCTTTCAATCACCTAATGCATACAAGGTTCATATTAACCTAAGTGGTTTCCTTTCTTCACTATTTCAGTAGAAGCTCAAACATGGTACATATTAGGATGGTATCCTAACTCATTCAGACCTTTTCACCTTATTAGACTCAGATGCCGACTTACTAAGATAAACTAGCATGTGCTTTGAAACCAGTTAAGCCTTATTTAGTCACATCCAAACAACCTAGTCACATTATAAGACTTTTGCAAGCAGGCCTCAGACTTTACTAAATCTAGATTCATCCTAATCAAACTTCCTTATTTAGCTCAGCAATAGTTCATACAAATTAACATGATAGTGAAATAGGCAGTGTTAAGCTAAGAACAGTGCAGATAAGTTTCAGATCAGGGTATTCAAGAACAAGTGAAACCAAACTTTATAAGCTAAATTCTTCATGAGCACTTCAGTTTACCTAAACAGCGTCAGCAAAATTCTGTGATCAAAGTATTCAAGCTATCATAATTCTAAACAAAACCATCATAACAATCCTCGGAGGTCCCTTTAGATTATTAAACATCACTGATCACATTAAGAGTGCACGTAATCCGAATGACATTCTGCATAGTCTCCTAGTCTAGGGGGGGCAGTTATGTCGAACAACCCATGTAGTCTAAACCAATACTCAAACAATCATTCCGAGACAATCATCTGAACAGCTAAATCAGATTTCCATCTAAGTATGATACTAGACTAACCAATTTGATTTCCAATACCTATTAAGACAAGAATTGTATCTAAATGTGTTGATGCCTATCACACTTACCTAACAGAACATGCCACATATATAACTAAATAAGAAATGCAACTGCTAACTTAAAGTAGATTACATTCATGGCAGGATATATTCTTTGAACAGatagagtaaaagagagacaATGTCAGCCTGTTCTTGTCGTATACGTGATATACCTACGATATACACACCATAGTGTGTATATCAGACGTATATCGAATATATACCTTCGCCTTATCTTGATAGCTCAttgtataccatatgtatatttGGTTCTAAGTGGGTTCTAAGTTTTGGGAATTCAATCTAAACATCCAAATTACAGTATacctctttcaaattcattttggcGATTAACGttttatcctaacagctcccaaaacaTCAGAAAATAAtatgacgacaaagaaactacataacatAAAAATAGCAGCACCAGCTAAAAATTTAAccaaagcagaaattaaagactcGAAGTAATAaaggtatcgaagtttacctgttttgtgcgcaatgaactgggatgtcgaggtcgtcgaatctactcttTCGTTATGAATCGATTCGAactcgattaaagtaactaaaattCCAAAATAAAAAATGGAGTAAATTGTTGGCTGCTTTTTATCGATTAAAACTTGTGTTGTAGGGAATTTTGGGTTCCCGATCCTTATATTTTCAacaaaaaggtttttttttctgattttaaaagaaaatcaagacTAGAGTAGAAATGAAGCTCAAGACTTAAG carries:
- the LOC132638258 gene encoding pectin acetylesterase 11-like; its protein translation is MKTTFLLALLACLAVLCPTVLGAADDLYVNITILESATAQGAVCLDGSPPAYHLDRGHGSGVRSWIVSLDGGGWCNSIPDCLDRSTKYTGSTKKMNQLGFFGGILDNTSKKNPEFYNWNRVRVKYCDGSSFTGDVERVDPDKQLYFRGARIFKATMEDLWSKGMKNAENAILCGTSAGGLATILNCDKFKSYLLNDARVKCIADAGFFINGKTIAGTSYIEEMYRKIVNLHGSAKNLPSACTYAMEPSLCFFPENVVPYVQTPLFIINSIYDYWQINNTSFWPKISLIFGVGLTLSSKYNLEHYMSFKFAKLEHF